Sequence from the Kineosporia succinea genome:
GCAGTTCATCGAGCAGGGCCTGGACGTCAGCGTGGTGCTGCTGCTGGACGCCTCCAAGACGGCGGACGCGGTGCTCACCGACGACAGCATCTCCAGCGTCGCGGACCTCAAGGGCAAGAAGATCGCGTTCGAGGAGGGCTCGGTCAGCAACCTCCTGCTCGGCTACGCGCTGCAGGAGAACGGCCTGAGCCTCGACGACATCGAGCCGGTGCCGATGGACCCGTCCGAGGCCGCCACCGCCCTGATCGGCAAGAAGGTCCCGGTCGCGGTGACCTACGAGCCCTACATCTCCGAGGCGTCCAAGGCCGGCTCGTTCAAGACGCTCTTCACCGCGGCCGAGAACGAGGGCCTGATCAGCGACGTGCTGGTGGTCGACAACGACTACCTGAAGTCGAACGCCGCCGACGTGCAGAAGATCGTGAACGCGTGGGGCCCGTCGGTGGGCTTCTACGAGTCCGACACCCAGGCCGCCCGCGAGATCATCGCCAAGGGCATCGGCAGCGACGCGGCCTCGCTCGACACCGCCTTCGACGGCGTCGAGTTCTTCTCGCTGGAGACCAACAAGACCATGCTCGGCGGTGACTACCTGAACACGGTGCTGCCCGACGTGCAGGACATCGCCTCCCAGATCGGCCTGCTCAAGGGCGGGACCGACCTGAAGACCGCCGTCGACACCAGCCTCGTCGAAGCCGCGAAGTAAGGGGCTCACCCTCATGACCACCACGACCAGCTCTCCTGTGCGGACCCGGCGGTCCCGGCCGGTGTCGTCCGGTCTGAGCCGCGGCCAGTACCTCGTCACCGCCGTGGCCGGGTTCGTCGTCCTCCTCGCCGTGTGGGCCCTCGTCACCGCTCTCGAGCTGGTCGAGCCCCTGTTCCTGCCCTCGCCCCAGGCCGTGCTGACCAAGCTCGGCGAGCAGGCCGGCAACGGTGAGCTGTGGAGCGACATGGGGGTGAGCACCTACCGCGTGATGGTGGGCTACCTGGCCTCCAGCCTGATCGCGATCCCGATCGGGGTCCTGTGCGGCGCGATCCCGCGGGTCGAGGCGGCTCTCGAGCCGATCATGGACTTCATCCGGTACATGCCGGTGGTGGCGTTCGTGCCCCTCACGATCCTGTGGGTGGGCACGAACGACAGCCAGAAGTTCCTGATCATCTTCCTGGGCACGTTCTTCCAGCAGGTGCTCATGTTCGCCGACGCGGTGCGCCGTGTGCCGGTGGAGTACCGCAACCTGGGCGCCACGCTGGGCCACGGGCCGGTCAAGATCCTCACCCGGATCGTGTTCCCGGCCGCCCTGCCCCGGATCTGGGACGCCCTGCGCATCAGCCTGGGCTGGGCCTGGACCTGGCTCGTGGTGGCCGAGCTGGTCGCCGCCACCGAGGGCATGGGCTACCGCATCACCCAGGCCCAGCGATTCCTCGAGACCGACCTGATCATCGGTTACGTGATCGTGCTGGGTCTGCTCGGCCTGGTCTTCGACCAGCTGATGCGGGCGCTGGGCCGGCAGTTCTTCCGTTACCTGAAGGGACGCTCCTGATGACCTCCGAGACCCTCGAGACGCTCGCCCGCGAGCCCAAGGTCGTCGTCTCCGGCGTCACCAAGCGGTTCGGCGAGGTCGTGGCCCTGTCCGACGTCGAGC
This genomic interval carries:
- a CDS encoding ABC transporter permease produces the protein MTTTTSSPVRTRRSRPVSSGLSRGQYLVTAVAGFVVLLAVWALVTALELVEPLFLPSPQAVLTKLGEQAGNGELWSDMGVSTYRVMVGYLASSLIAIPIGVLCGAIPRVEAALEPIMDFIRYMPVVAFVPLTILWVGTNDSQKFLIIFLGTFFQQVLMFADAVRRVPVEYRNLGATLGHGPVKILTRIVFPAALPRIWDALRISLGWAWTWLVVAELVAATEGMGYRITQAQRFLETDLIIGYVIVLGLLGLVFDQLMRALGRQFFRYLKGRS
- a CDS encoding ABC transporter substrate-binding protein, giving the protein MTLKTRSRRAVGAVALAVALSVTTACSSGSSSSGDGSEAVGMGIQPWLGYGPWYIAQDKGYFEDEGVDVTITNFASDADMTAAFAAGRIQVANAASHSALQFIEQGLDVSVVLLLDASKTADAVLTDDSISSVADLKGKKIAFEEGSVSNLLLGYALQENGLSLDDIEPVPMDPSEAATALIGKKVPVAVTYEPYISEASKAGSFKTLFTAAENEGLISDVLVVDNDYLKSNAADVQKIVNAWGPSVGFYESDTQAAREIIAKGIGSDAASLDTAFDGVEFFSLETNKTMLGGDYLNTVLPDVQDIASQIGLLKGGTDLKTAVDTSLVEAAK